The window ATAATTATAATAGTTGAAATGATATGGTAAATCTGGAGTGGTACAGGACTTTTAAGGCAGTCTATAAGGTAGGAACCCTAACGGGTGCAGCAGAAGAATTATTTATATCCCAACCCGGTGTCAGTTTGCATCTCAGCTCACTGGAAGCCTATGTAGGGTATAAGCTGTTCAAGAGAACGGGCAGAAAAATGATTCCAACTGAGCGGGGAAAGATACTTTTCAACGTGATTTCAGAGCCGATGGCAAAACTGGAAGAAGCGGAAAAGACCTTCCAGAAAAGTACTGAAAAGGATACGCCGACGGTCAGTGTAGGAATGTGCTTTGAGACTTTCCAGATCACGCTTGAGCCTTATGTCGCTTCTTTGCCTTTCAATATGATTATCAGCTTTGGGGAATACCCTGAGATGATTGACCAACTCGAAAAAGGCATTCTTGACCTGATTATCACGCCACATAAAAGCAGTTCGACCAGCATTGATTTTGAGGCATTTTCCTCGGAAAAAATATTGCTGGTAGGTAGCAACAGCATTGATATACAGGATTTTCAAAACATTGTAGCGGAACAGTCACTGGGTCAGCTGGAAGAGTGGCTTATCAGCCATAAATGGTTTGGCACCACCGGAGATATGGAACACCTTTTCCGGTTCTGGCGCCTCAACTTCGGTAAACACCCTGACTTCAGGCCAAACTTTATTGTTCCTAACCTGCATTCCATTGTCCGATGCCTGAAGGCTGGAAATGGATTAGCTGTTGTACCTGATTTTCTTTGTAGGGAAGAAATCAAAAACAATCAGATTCAACTGGTTTGGGAAGGGAAAGAATTGCTGGAGAATACACTGTATTTTGGCTCTAAAAAGTTGAACAGCAAAAAGGATGAAATAGCACATCTCAAAAGTTTATTGAAGGATACCATGTGACTTTCTGAAGCTGCTACACTATCTTGAGAAATACTTATACTGGGTATTGAATTTTTATATTAAACTAAATGAGAACAATCAGCTTTATCATTTACTTACTGACTGCCTGTTTTTTGGTGATTTCCAGTTGTAACAAGCGTGCAGAAAGTAAAGAAAAGGAAGTCATTACCATTGCAGCAGCTGCCAATATGCAGTTTGCCATTCAAGCTTTGGCAGACTCTTTTGCCAAAGAGCATCGGCTTGAATATAACTTGGTGATCAGCTCATCTGGAAAACTGACAGCACAGATCAAGGAAGGAGCGCCATACGATATTTTTGTCTCTGCCAATATGAAATACCCTAAGGAGATTGACAGCATCGGAAAGGCTGCAACCACCCCAAAAGTATACGCTTACGGGAAACTTGTTCTTTGGTCGATGATGGAAAACATCTCACCATCCATAGAAGCACTTACAGGGAATAAGGTAAACCACATTGCCTTGGCAAACCCTGCAACTGCCCCATATGGAAAAGCCGCTACGGAATCCTTAGAAAAAACGGAATTAACGGAAAAAGTAAAGGGCAAACTGGTGTTTGGGGAGAGCATCGCACAAACCAACCAGTTTATCACATCAAAGTCTGCCGAACTGGGGTTTACGGCACTCTCAGTCGTACTTTCACCTGAAATGAAGGGAAAAGGCAAATGGACACAAGTTCCCGATAGTCTTTATACTCCTTTGGAGCAAGGTGTTATTATTGTCAAGCAAGACAAGACAGTCAGACCTGAAGTACTGCGCTTTTATCAGTACCTATTTTCGACTGACGCAAAAAAAATATTGAAAGCATTTGGATACGCAGTAAATGAATCGACTATCAGGACACATCACTAATATTCGGGTCAGTGGCAGCATGTCTTTGGTTACAGTAAAAGTAGCAACCATTGAACTTCAAACCATTATTATTGAAACACCAGAAACAGCAGCTTACTTGAAGGTTGACCACCCGATTCATATACTTTTCAAGGAAACCGAAGTAGTAATAGGCACTGATACGGAACATGCCGTGAGTCTGACCAACAAGATAAAAGGATCGTTAGCTGTAATTGAAAAAGGTTCTCTTCTAAGCAAGCTGACCATCGAAAGCGAAGTAGGCAACCTGATAGCCATTATCAGCAGCGATGCCGTTAGGCAACTGGACTTACAACAAAACGATACCGTCATAGCCATGATCAAGTTAAATGAAATAATGCTCTCTGAATAATGGATTGGACACCCCTGATACTGACATTTGAGCTGGCAACCGTTACGACATTGCTCCTTTTTCCCCTCTCTCTGATGCTGTCCTTCTGGCTGGTGCGAACCAACTCCAAATTAAAGCCCCTGATCGAAACATTGGTCAGTATGCCTTTGGTGCTGCCCCCTACAGTGTTGGGTTTTTACTTTTTGGTGGCATTCAGCCCCAACAATGTATTCGGAGAATGGCTAACCGATTGGTTCGGCATCAAACTGGTTTTCTCTTTCGGAGGATTGGTGGTAGCTTCACTGTTATACAGTCTGCCGTTTATGGTACATCCCCTTCAAGCAGGATTGGCAGGGCTATCTCCCACGCTGACTGAAGCTGCTTATGTGATGGGAAAATCCAAGTTAACCACACTCTTAAAGGTACAGCTACCGAATATCAAACCCGCTATCCTGACAGGTATCGTCCTTTCTTTTGCGCATACGGTAGGTGAATTCGGGGTAGTGCTGATGATCGGTGGCAGTATTCCGGGCAAAACCAAGGTAGCTTCCATTGCTATCTATGAGGAAGTGGAAGCCCTTCATTACGGTGTTGCCAATGTCTATTCCCTAATCCTTTTTGCCATTACTTTTTGTGTATTGCTGTCTGTCTACCTTGTCAATGGCGGCTACCTGAAACGATTTCTGAAATGATTGAACTGAATATACAGAAGCGGCTCAATGCCACAGCAGGAGAAATGCAACTGCAAGTCAATTGTCAAATTGAGCAGGGTACATTTACCACGCTTTATGGTGAATCCGGTGCAGGAAAGACCTCCACCCTCCGCATGCTCTCCGGTTTGATGTCACCTGACAATGGACGCATTACAGTCAATGGCAAGGTATGGTTTGATTCAGAAAAAAGGATTAACCTCTCCCCTCAGCAGCGCAGTATCGGGTATGTCTTTCAGGATTATGCCCTATTTCCAAATATGACGGTACAGGAAAACCTACAGTTTGCCTTGGCGAAAGGTCAACCTCAAAACATTATTGGCGAACTGATAGAAATGATGGAACTGGGAGACCTGCAAAATCGGAAACCCACTACCCTTTCAGGCGGTCAGCAGCAACGTGTAGCCTTGGCAAGAGCATTGGTACAACGTCCTCAGCTGCTACTGCTGGATGAACCGCTTGCCGCACTGGATATCAAAATCAGGCTCAAGTTGCAAGACTTTCTACTGAAAGTACATAGGGAATATAAGCTGACTACCCTCCTGATCAGCCATGATATAGGTGAAATCACCAAGCTATCCCAACAGGTGATGGTACTTGAGAAAGGTAAGATCACCCGACAAGGCACACCTGCCGCCATCTTTACTGATAACCATATCAGTGGCAAATTCCGGTTTGCAGGAGAAATACTTCAAATTGATAAACAGGAAGTAGTTTATATTGTCACCGTACTGGTACAGCAGAATATCGTCAAGGTTATTGCACAGGAGGAAGAAGTCAAAAAATTCCAGATTGGGGATAAGGTAATACTGGCATCAAAAGCTTTCAATCCGATAATTTTGCCAGTGGTAGATTAAATGGTGCGTTTACAAATTCAAACTGTATTTAAATGAATGACATGACATCTATTATAGACGAATATATCCAATTCTGTAAATACGTTGACTTCATAGATAACTATACATTTAAGCATGATACTGTAGATCAGTATACAGTAAAACAATTGGTCCATCAACAAAATTTTAGATCAGCTTATGAGAGTGTCAATGATCATCTAGATGAGAGCCTTACTTGTATAAACTTCTCTTTTAAGAGAATGAGAGAAGCTATTATCTATAACCAAATCAAGAGTGTTTATTCAGAAAATCAGTCACATTATCATAAGTTAATCAAGCTTCAATTTGAACAGAGCTTTTTAGATCATGATCCTATGTTCTTCCGACTAGAATTTACGCTTAATTTATGCTACTATTTCAGCTATGCAAAGCTTGGGAAAGAAGTTCTATTCAATATGATCGACCAATTTATTCGGAGCAGAAACAAAGTTGACAGTTATAGATACCTTGTTTTCTTGGAGTATTTTGTGGACTTAGTCAGCTCTTTTTCTACAGATTTAGGACTTTCAGAAGATGAAAAACAAAGGTTTTATATAGACATCGTTATGACTCCATTTGATCACAATGAATTTTGTGAGGGGGTAACAGATCATCTTCGAAAAGCTTTATGGAATATTAAACCAACTGATGACTGTAGATCTATATTTGAATATTGGGCAAACTCTCCACTCACTACTATTTCAAAAATTGCATCGAAAACTTTGAGTAAAATGTAATAATCATTTAAATCAATGATTCTCAATATAGAAACCAATATTTTTTGGCTGTACTCCTAAATAAATTAAAGCACCACTTTCCAGCAACTGTTTCTCAAATGACTCAATATCTGTTTTCTTTAGAGTGTAATTAACCCTTCGATTACTT of the Limibacter armeniacum genome contains:
- the modB gene encoding molybdate ABC transporter permease subunit; amino-acid sequence: MDWTPLILTFELATVTTLLLFPLSLMLSFWLVRTNSKLKPLIETLVSMPLVLPPTVLGFYFLVAFSPNNVFGEWLTDWFGIKLVFSFGGLVVASLLYSLPFMVHPLQAGLAGLSPTLTEAAYVMGKSKLTTLLKVQLPNIKPAILTGIVLSFAHTVGEFGVVLMIGGSIPGKTKVASIAIYEEVEALHYGVANVYSLILFAITFCVLLSVYLVNGGYLKRFLK
- a CDS encoding TOBE domain-containing protein, with the translated sequence MNRLSGHITNIRVSGSMSLVTVKVATIELQTIIIETPETAAYLKVDHPIHILFKETEVVIGTDTEHAVSLTNKIKGSLAVIEKGSLLSKLTIESEVGNLIAIISSDAVRQLDLQQNDTVIAMIKLNEIMLSE
- a CDS encoding LysR family transcriptional regulator, producing MVNLEWYRTFKAVYKVGTLTGAAEELFISQPGVSLHLSSLEAYVGYKLFKRTGRKMIPTERGKILFNVISEPMAKLEEAEKTFQKSTEKDTPTVSVGMCFETFQITLEPYVASLPFNMIISFGEYPEMIDQLEKGILDLIITPHKSSSTSIDFEAFSSEKILLVGSNSIDIQDFQNIVAEQSLGQLEEWLISHKWFGTTGDMEHLFRFWRLNFGKHPDFRPNFIVPNLHSIVRCLKAGNGLAVVPDFLCREEIKNNQIQLVWEGKELLENTLYFGSKKLNSKKDEIAHLKSLLKDTM
- the modA gene encoding molybdate ABC transporter substrate-binding protein produces the protein MRTISFIIYLLTACFLVISSCNKRAESKEKEVITIAAAANMQFAIQALADSFAKEHRLEYNLVISSSGKLTAQIKEGAPYDIFVSANMKYPKEIDSIGKAATTPKVYAYGKLVLWSMMENISPSIEALTGNKVNHIALANPATAPYGKAATESLEKTELTEKVKGKLVFGESIAQTNQFITSKSAELGFTALSVVLSPEMKGKGKWTQVPDSLYTPLEQGVIIVKQDKTVRPEVLRFYQYLFSTDAKKILKAFGYAVNESTIRTHH
- a CDS encoding ATP-binding cassette domain-containing protein; translated protein: MIELNIQKRLNATAGEMQLQVNCQIEQGTFTTLYGESGAGKTSTLRMLSGLMSPDNGRITVNGKVWFDSEKRINLSPQQRSIGYVFQDYALFPNMTVQENLQFALAKGQPQNIIGELIEMMELGDLQNRKPTTLSGGQQQRVALARALVQRPQLLLLDEPLAALDIKIRLKLQDFLLKVHREYKLTTLLISHDIGEITKLSQQVMVLEKGKITRQGTPAAIFTDNHISGKFRFAGEILQIDKQEVVYIVTVLVQQNIVKVIAQEEEVKKFQIGDKVILASKAFNPIILPVVD